In Actinoplanes lobatus, the DNA window AGTTGGCCTGCCGGCTGGGCGGGGACGAGATGTAGCCGTGGGCGGACGCCGGGGAAGCGGCCGCCAGGAGGGAGCCACCGACCGTCGCGACGGTCAGCAGGGGAAGGGTGAGTCTTCGTTTCATGAACTGCTCCTCATCCAGGGGAACGTGTTCATCAACGTAAATTAAAGACACCTAACAGTAAACAGTGTTAAGGGTTCTTTATGGTTGCCTACGCTGTAGGGATGTCCGTTGACCTGTTCGCCGGGATCTCGGTACGCGACTACCCGGCCGCCATGTCGTACCCGGGTGGCATGCTGCTGCTCGTGCGGGTGGAGTTCGAGAGCGAGCTGTGGATCTGGGATGCGCGGCGTGACGACAGCTGGACCTTCGTGAGCCTGCCGGTCGCGGCGTCCGAGGAGATCCGGGAGCGCGCCGGCGGGCTGAGCCGCGGCTTCGGCTCACTGCGGGTGCGGGCCGGGCTCGGCGGCAGCTCGTGGACCACCTCGGTCTTCCCGGACAGCGGCCGCGGCGCCTATGTGCTGCCGGTGAAGAAGGCGATCCGCAAGGCCGAGTCGCTGACCGCCGGCGACGTAATCACGGTGACCGTGGAGCTGCTCGATCTTTAATGTGGACGGATGCCGACCATCGACTTCCCCGGGCCGCCCGCGCCCAACGGTTACAGCCACGCCGCCGTGATCGCCCCGGGCAGCCGCGTCATCCACACGTCCGGCCAGGTGGCGATCGACGCCGACGGCACGATCCCGGACGGTTGGGAGGCGCAGACCCGGCTGGTCTTCCGCAACCTGGGCGAGGTGCTCGCCTCGGCCGGGGCGACCTGGGCCGACGTGGTCAAGCTGACCTGGTTCGTCACGGACACCACCGACCTCGCCACGATCCGGAAGGTGCGTGACGAGTTCGTCGACGTGACCCGCCCACCCGCCAGTTCCCTGGTCCAGGTGGCCGGCCTGTTCCGCCCCGGCCTGCTGGTCGAGGTCGAGGCCGTGGCGGCGGTGCCGGCGTGATCCGGATGCGGTTCACCAAGTGGGGTGGGCGGCTGCACTGGTTCTACCCGCTGGAGCCGCTCGGCGAGGACCGGCACGGGCGCTGGTTCGGCGCCCGCGCCGGCACCCCGGTCCAGCGCGGCGACGAGCCACCGGTCGTCCAGGGGCACGACGTGGTCACGCTGATCCCGGCGACCGGCTGCTGGATCGGCAGCTTCAACCCGGACCACGTCGAGCTCTCCGCCTACATCGACGTGACCACCCGCCCCGAGATCATCGACGGCGTCATCCACGCCGTCGACCTGGACCTCGACGTGATCCGCCGCCGCGACGGCTCGGTGGCCGTCCTCGACGAGGACGAGTTCGCCGACCATCAGGTCCGCTACGGCTATCCGGCGCCGGTGGTCGCCCAGGCCCGGGCCACCACCGACGACCTGGTCGGCCTGCTCACCACGGCGGTCCAGCCCTTCGAGACGGAGGCCCGCCGCCGGTTGGCCGCCTTCTCCCGCTGAGTCCGGGCGCCCGCGGGCGTCCGGGGAGTTCTCAGGCCCGCCGATCGAGGAAGTCGTAGACGTCGCGGTTGTCGACGCCCGGGAAGGTGCCCGGCGGCAGGGCGGCGAGCAGGTGCGAGTGCACCCGGGCGCTGGGCCAGGCGTTGCCGGACCAGCGGTCCACCAGCTGCGCCGGTGGGCGGCGGCAGCAGTCCGGGTCGGGGCAGTGCGAGACGGTGCGCCCGGTGACGTCCCCGCCGCGGAACCAGCGGGAGTGCTCGTACGGCGTGCCGACGGTGACGGAGAACAGCCCGGAGCTGGTCGCCTCCACGTGCACGGTGCACCAGTACGTCCCGGCCGTCGTGTCGGTGAACTGGTAGAACGACGAGTACGGGTCGTCGGCCTCGAACACCGTCCGCGACGCCCACTTGCGGCACACCGGCTGCCCCTCGATCGCACCGGTCACGTCGGACGGGAACCGCACGTTGTCGTTCTCGTACGCCTTGTAGACGATGCCGCTCTCGTGCACCCGCGCGAAGTGCACCGGGATGCCGAGGTGGTGGGTCGCGAGGTTGGTGAACCGGTGCGCCGCGGTCTCGTAGGACACCCCGAACGCGTCCCGGAAGTCGTCGATGGCCAGTGCCCGGTCGGTTTTGGCCTCGGCCAGGAAGTCGACGGCGAACTTCTCCGGCATGAGCAGCGCCGCCGCGAAGTAGTTGACCTCGACCCGCTGGCGCAGGAAGTCGCCGTAGTCGGCCGGGTCGTTGTGCCCGAGCACGAAGTGGCCGAGCGTCTGGAGCACCACGGCGCGCGGGTCGTGGCCTTTACCGCTGGCGACCTGCGGGAGATAAATTCTGCGGTTCTTCAGATCGGTGACCGACCGGGTGGAGCTGGGCAGGTCGTTGACGTAGTGCAGGGTGAAGCCGATCTGGGCGGCGATGTCGAGGATGCCGCGCTGCGACAGCGGGCCGGTCGTGTGCCGTACCGATTGGAGGACCCGTGCCGCCGCCTGCTCGATCTCGGCGAAGTAGTTGTCGCGCCGGCGCATGTCGGCGCGCAGCTGCGCGTTGGCGCGCCGCGCCACCTCGGGTGTGGCGGTCTGTTCGGTGAGCACCCGGTTGAGCTCGCGGTGCATGCCGATGAGCGATTCCAGCGCGTCGGCCGGCAGCCGTCGCCCGGCGCGCACCACCGGCAGGCCGAGGGCCTGGTAGGCCGGGTTCTGCTGGAAGTGGGCCAGTTCGATCTCCAGCCCGGCGCGCCGGCTCGGCGCCTCCGGGCGGAGAAGATCCTGCATCGGTACGCCGAGAGCGCCCGCGATCGCCTGGAGCACCGAGAGTTTGGGCTCCCGCTTCCCGTTCTCGATGAGCGACAGCTGGGACGGCGCGCGCCCGACGGCCTCGCTGAGCTGGTCGAGGGTCATGCCCCGGGTGCGGCGCAGATGGCGGAGCCGTTGGCCCAGCGTCACCAGGTCTACGGAGGGGTCGGAAGGTGAAGCGGTCACGGGTTTCACACTAGCAGAATTTTTGCACTTCTTTCCGCGAGAAGAGTCTTCAAAGGGGCTGGTGCGATCCGTGAGAGTGAAGTTCTTCCACGAGGAAGAACGCGACAGGGCACGAAAGGGATTTTCTGATGACTGAGTTCGAGAACCGGGGCGGTACCGCTGAGGACCTCACCCGGGAGTGGGCCAACAACCCCCGCTGGGCCGGCATCAAGCGTGACTACACCGCGCAGGACGTCGTGAAGCTGCGGGGCACCCTGCAGGAGCGGCACACCCTGGCCGAGCGCGGCGCCGCCAAGCTGTGGGAGCTGTTGCACACCGAGGACTACATCAACGCCCTCGGCTCGCTGACCGGTGGCCAGGCGACCCAGATGGTGCGCGCCGGCCTCAAGGCGATCTACCTGTCCGGCTGGCAGGTCGCCGCGGACGCGAACCTCTCCGGCCACACCTACCCGGACCAGTCGCTCTACCCGGCGAACTCGGTGCCCGCGGTGGTCCGGCGGATCAACAACGCCCTGCTGCGCGCCGACCAGATCGACACCTCGAACGGCAAGTACGAGCGCGACTGGTTCGCCCCGATCGTCGCCGACGCGGAGGCCGGCTTCGGTGGCCCGCTCAACGCGTTCGAGCTGATGAAGGGCATGATCGCGGCCGGCGCCGCCGGTGTGCACTGGGAGGACCAGCTCGCCAGCGAGAAGAAGTGCGGCCACCTCGGCGGCAAGGTGCTCATCCCGACCCAGCAGCACGTCCGTACCCTGAACGCCGCTCGCCTCGCGGCCGACGTGGCCGGCGTGCCGACGCTGGTCATCGCCCGCACCGACGCCCTCGCGGCCGACCTGCTGACCACCGACGTCGACCCCCGTGACCAGCCGTTCGTCACCGGCGAGCGCACCTCCGAGGGCTTCTTCCGGGTCACCCCGGGCGACGACGCCGCCATCGCCCGCGGCATCGCGTACGCCGACTACGCCGACATGCTGTGGGTCGAGACCGGCAAGCCGGACCTCGAGTTCGCCCGCAAGTTCGCCGAGGCCGTGCACGCCAAGCACCCGGGCAAGCTGCTCTCCTACAACTGCTCGCCGTCGTTCAACTGGAAGAAGCACCTGGACGACGACACCATCGCGCGTTTCCAGAAGGAGCTCGGCGCGATGGGCTACAAGTTCCAGTTCGTCACGCTGGCCGGCTTCCACGCGCTCAACCACTCGATGTTCGAGCTGGCCAAGGGCTACTCCACGACCGGCATGAGCGCTTACGTGAAGCTCCAGGAGGCCGAGTTCGCGGCCGAGGCCGACGGCTACACCGCGACCAAGCACCAGGCCGAGGTCGGCACCGGCTACTTCGACGCCGTCTCCACCGCTCTCAACCCGGACAGCTCCACCACGGCGCTGTCGGGTTCCACCGAGGCCGAGCAGTTCTGACAAGCGACAGCGACAGGTAGGTAGAGACCATGGGCGCCGAAGAGATCACCATCACCGGTACGACCGCAGGCCGTTACTCCGAGATTCTGACCGCTGAGGCCGTCGAGTTCATCGTGGCACTTGACCGCGAGTTCGGCGCCCGCCGGGTTCAGCTGCTGGAGCGCCGCCGGCGCCGCCGGGCCACCCGTACCACCGACCTGGACTTCCTCACCTCCACCCAGCACATCCGGGACGACCTGTCGTGGCAGGTCGCCCCGGCCGTGCCGGACCTCACCGACCGGCGGGTCGAGATCACCGGCCCGCCGGAGCGGAAGATGACCATCAACGCCCTCAACTCGGGCGCCAAGGTCTGGATGGCCGACTTCGAGGACGCGACGTCGCCCACCTGGGACAACGTGATCCTCGGACAGCTCAACCTGCGTGACGCGCTGGACGGGACGCTGGACTTCACCGCGGCCGACGGCCGCCGGTACGAGATCGGCGCCACCACGCCCACGATCATGGTCCGGCCGCGGGGCTGGCACCTGCCGGAGTGCCACCTGCGCATCGGCGGCCGGGCCGTCTCGGCCTCGCTGTTCGACTTCGGTCTCTACCTGTTCCACTGCGGACGGAAGCAGATCGAGCGGGGCAGCGGACCGTACTTCTACCTGCCGAAGATGGAGTCGCACCTGGAGGCCCGCCTCTGGAACGACGTCTTCGTCTTCGCCCAGGAGTACCTCGGCATCCCGCGCGGCACGATCCGGGCCACCGTCCTGATCGAGACGATCAACGCGGCGTTCGAGATGGAAGAGATCCTGTACGAACTGCGCGAGCACTCGGCCGGCCTGAACGCGGGCCGCTGGGACTACCTGTTCAGCATGATCAAGAACCGTCCGGACGTGGTTCTGCCCGAGCGTTCGCAGGTCACCATGACCGCGCCGTTCATGCGGGCCTACACCGAACTGCTGGTCCGTACGTGCCACAAGCGCGGCGCCCACGCGATCGGCGGGATGGCCGCGGTCGTCCCGAGCCGTGACCCGGTCGCCGCGAAGCGGGCCCTCAACCAGGTGCGCCAGGACAAGCGGCGCGAGGTCGGCGACGGCTTCGACGGCTCCTGGGTCGCGCACCCGGGCCTCGTCGAGACCTGCCGTGAGGTGTTCGACCAGTGGCTCGGCGACGAGCCGCACCAGATCGTGCGCAAGCGCGAGGACGTGCGGGTCACCGCCGCGGAGCTGCTGGACGTCAAGTCCACCGCGGTCTCGGTCAGCGAGGTCGCGCTGCGCAACAACGTGAGTGTCGCGCTGCGGTACATCGCGGCGTGGCTGGGCGGCCGGGGCGCGGTGGCGCTCGGCGGCCTGATGGAGGACGCGGCGACCGCCGAGATCTGCCGGGCCCAGCTCTGGCAGTGGATCTCGTCGGGCACCCCGACCGACTACGGAGTGCCGGTCACGGCCACCCTGGTCACCCGGATGCTGCGTGAGGAACTCGACGTGCTCAGCGAGACCGGCGCCCTGGACGAAGAAGGGGCCCGCTGCTTCGGCCAGGCCCGGACGCTGCTCTCGGTGCTGCTCACCGAGCGAACCTGCCCGGAGTTCCTGACCCTGCCGGCCTACCTTCGGCACCTGTCCGGCGGGACGGCGGCTCCGGTCACCGATCAGGCTCCTGTCGCGGCCTGATCGGTGCAGGGCGGGGCGGGGATGGTCTCGGTCCATCCCCGCCCCGTCGTTCCACTTCTGTTCTACCCCCGGTCCTGCCAGGTGCAGAGGCAGATCTTGTTGCCCTCCGGGTCGGCCAGCACCCAGAAGCTCGGCGCCTCGGCGTCACTGACCAGGGTGCCGCCGGCCGCCAGCGCCCGGTCGATCCGCGGCTGCACCTCGGACGGGTCGACCCACAGGTCCGGGTGCCAGCGCTGGCGCGGCTCCTCGCTTCCGGACCGTTGGAACCAGATCAACGGCACCTTCCCGTACGGGTCGCGCAGATCCCCTTCGGTGTCACGCGGATAGCCCAGCACCGCCTCCCAGAAGTCCAGCTGCTCCGGGAACCCCGGACTGTCCAGCGCCAGCTCCAGGACGGCCAGACCGTTCGCGTCCGCCGTCACGCCGACCGAGTCGGCCAGTTGACTGATCGTCGCCGCGAGCCGCAGGTCCCGCCCGGTCACCGCGCCCACGTCGTGGCTGCTCAGCACCACGTCCAGGTAGGTGTACCGCAGATCCAGGTCGGGATGGTGGTCGGCCGCCTCGGCCGCCGCGCCGATCGTGTTCACCAGTGCCAGCCCGGTCGCGAAGTCGCCGGTCCGCAGCCGGGTCCGCAGCGCCCCGAGCAGGTAGACCCATCCCTGCGGCGCCCGTTCGGTGATCTCGCGCCCACTCAGCTTCGTCATGGTCCTCATGCTTCCATCGCGTACCGTGATCCGGTGCTCAACGGGATCGACGACATCGACTGGTTCGCGCTGGACGGCGCCTACGGCCCGTGCACCGAGGCCCCGGACATCCTGCGCGCCATCGCCTCCCCCGATCCGGAGAAGGCCGGCGAGGGCCGCTACGACTTCTTCTCCAGCATCTGGCACCAGAACACCGTCTACCCGGTGACCGCCGAGGTGGTCCCGTTCCTGGTGGAGCTGGCCGGCACCCCCGGCGTGCACCGGCGCGACCACCTCCTGCACGCCCTCGGCTCCCTCTGCGACCCCGACCAGGTCAACGGCGACGCGCGGGAGGAGGTCCGGGCCTCGGTGGCGGTGCACAGCGGCCCACTGCTGCCTCTTCTCACCGACCCGGATCCGGAGATCCGGGCACAGGCCGCCTACGCGGCCGCATGGAGCGGTCCGCATTTCACCGGCGCTCTGCGTGAGCGCTGGGCCGTCGAGACCCATCCGGCGGTACGCGCGATGCTGCTCCCCGGTCTGGCCATGCTGGATCCGGTCGCGGCCGGGCCACTGCTGGACGCCGCCCTGCACGACCCCGCCCCGCAGGTCCGGGCCGCCGCCGCGGTGGCTCTCACCCGCGCCGGGCAGCCCCTGCCGGCCGCCGCGCTGGAAGCGGTCGGGTCCGCGTTCGCCGAGGCCGACCCGTACGAGAACGCCTGGTCCGGCCAGCGCCCCGGCTGGCAGCTGGTGTTCCGGGCGGCGGACACCGCATCCGCCCGGGTGCTGGCCGGCCGGATGGCCGCGGCCACCGGCCCGGAGGCCCGGGTCCGGCTGGCGCACATCCTGGCCGACCGTTTCCACGGCTCGCGGTCGGCGCCGGCCGACCTGCTGCCGGTGGTCCGCGACCTGTTCACCGACCCGGACCCGAAGGTGCGCGACGCCGCGGGCTCCGCCGTCCGGGCCGCCGGGGAGGCCGCCGCCCCGCTCGCCGAGGTGCTGATCGCCGACGGCGGCCACGACGCGCTGGACGTCCTGGTCCGCCTCGGCCACCCCGGGTACGCGCCGCTGTTGCTCGCCGCCTGGGCGGCCGGCGAGTCGCCGAGGGTCCTGGACGCGTTCACCCACCCGGAGCCGCCACCGTTCGACCCGGCGGTGCTCGCCGCCGTCCGCGAACGGCTCACCCGGCCACCCGCCCGGCACTCCTCGCTCTTCGCGGCGTCCATGGCCGGCGACCCCATCGGCGATCTGCTCCACGTGCTGCGCTCCTGGGGCCCGGCCGCCGCCGGCGCCGTCCCCGAGATCATCGCCTGCCTGCCCCACCACGCGGCCACCGCCGCCCCCGCCCTGGCCGCGATCGGCCCCGCCGCCCGGTCCGCGGTCCCCGCCCTGACCGCCCGGGCCGAGGCCGGCGACGTCCGCTGCGGACACGCCGTGCTCCGGCTGACCGGCGACGCGGGCCCACTGGTCACCGCCTCGGCACACCTGCTCGGCACCGATTCCGCATCCGCCTACGAGCTGGACCTCGTCGCCGACGCCGGTCCGGCGGCCGCGCCGCTGCTGCCGCTGCTCACCCGCTGGTTCACCGGCGCGGCCGAATCCGATCACGGGCAGCGCCGGACACAGGTGGCCGCCGCCCGGGTGGCCTGGCGTGCCACCGGCGGCACCGGACCGTTCCTGCCCACCCTGCGCGTGCTGGTCCGGGCCGGTTTCGGCCCCGGCGGCCTGGCCGCCGACCTTCTGACGGAGACCGGCGAGGGCGCGGACCTCACC includes these proteins:
- a CDS encoding DUF1905 domain-containing protein, producing MLLLVRVEFESELWIWDARRDDSWTFVSLPVAASEEIRERAGGLSRGFGSLRVRAGLGGSSWTTSVFPDSGRGAYVLPVKKAIRKAESLTAGDVITVTVELLDL
- a CDS encoding RidA family protein, with the protein product MPTIDFPGPPAPNGYSHAAVIAPGSRVIHTSGQVAIDADGTIPDGWEAQTRLVFRNLGEVLASAGATWADVVKLTWFVTDTTDLATIRKVRDEFVDVTRPPASSLVQVAGLFRPGLLVEVEAVAAVPA
- a CDS encoding DUF402 domain-containing protein, whose translation is MRFTKWGGRLHWFYPLEPLGEDRHGRWFGARAGTPVQRGDEPPVVQGHDVVTLIPATGCWIGSFNPDHVELSAYIDVTTRPEIIDGVIHAVDLDLDVIRRRDGSVAVLDEDEFADHQVRYGYPAPVVAQARATTDDLVGLLTTAVQPFETEARRRLAAFSR
- a CDS encoding XRE family transcriptional regulator, producing MTASPSDPSVDLVTLGQRLRHLRRTRGMTLDQLSEAVGRAPSQLSLIENGKREPKLSVLQAIAGALGVPMQDLLRPEAPSRRAGLEIELAHFQQNPAYQALGLPVVRAGRRLPADALESLIGMHRELNRVLTEQTATPEVARRANAQLRADMRRRDNYFAEIEQAAARVLQSVRHTTGPLSQRGILDIAAQIGFTLHYVNDLPSSTRSVTDLKNRRIYLPQVASGKGHDPRAVVLQTLGHFVLGHNDPADYGDFLRQRVEVNYFAAALLMPEKFAVDFLAEAKTDRALAIDDFRDAFGVSYETAAHRFTNLATHHLGIPVHFARVHESGIVYKAYENDNVRFPSDVTGAIEGQPVCRKWASRTVFEADDPYSSFYQFTDTTAGTYWCTVHVEATSSGLFSVTVGTPYEHSRWFRGGDVTGRTVSHCPDPDCCRRPPAQLVDRWSGNAWPSARVHSHLLAALPPGTFPGVDNRDVYDFLDRRA
- the aceA gene encoding isocitrate lyase produces the protein MTEFENRGGTAEDLTREWANNPRWAGIKRDYTAQDVVKLRGTLQERHTLAERGAAKLWELLHTEDYINALGSLTGGQATQMVRAGLKAIYLSGWQVAADANLSGHTYPDQSLYPANSVPAVVRRINNALLRADQIDTSNGKYERDWFAPIVADAEAGFGGPLNAFELMKGMIAAGAAGVHWEDQLASEKKCGHLGGKVLIPTQQHVRTLNAARLAADVAGVPTLVIARTDALAADLLTTDVDPRDQPFVTGERTSEGFFRVTPGDDAAIARGIAYADYADMLWVETGKPDLEFARKFAEAVHAKHPGKLLSYNCSPSFNWKKHLDDDTIARFQKELGAMGYKFQFVTLAGFHALNHSMFELAKGYSTTGMSAYVKLQEAEFAAEADGYTATKHQAEVGTGYFDAVSTALNPDSSTTALSGSTEAEQF
- the aceB gene encoding malate synthase A → MGAEEITITGTTAGRYSEILTAEAVEFIVALDREFGARRVQLLERRRRRRATRTTDLDFLTSTQHIRDDLSWQVAPAVPDLTDRRVEITGPPERKMTINALNSGAKVWMADFEDATSPTWDNVILGQLNLRDALDGTLDFTAADGRRYEIGATTPTIMVRPRGWHLPECHLRIGGRAVSASLFDFGLYLFHCGRKQIERGSGPYFYLPKMESHLEARLWNDVFVFAQEYLGIPRGTIRATVLIETINAAFEMEEILYELREHSAGLNAGRWDYLFSMIKNRPDVVLPERSQVTMTAPFMRAYTELLVRTCHKRGAHAIGGMAAVVPSRDPVAAKRALNQVRQDKRREVGDGFDGSWVAHPGLVETCREVFDQWLGDEPHQIVRKREDVRVTAAELLDVKSTAVSVSEVALRNNVSVALRYIAAWLGGRGAVALGGLMEDAATAEICRAQLWQWISSGTPTDYGVPVTATLVTRMLREELDVLSETGALDEEGARCFGQARTLLSVLLTERTCPEFLTLPAYLRHLSGGTAAPVTDQAPVAA
- a CDS encoding VOC family protein, which codes for MTKLSGREITERAPQGWVYLLGALRTRLRTGDFATGLALVNTIGAAAEAADHHPDLDLRYTYLDVVLSSHDVGAVTGRDLRLAATISQLADSVGVTADANGLAVLELALDSPGFPEQLDFWEAVLGYPRDTEGDLRDPYGKVPLIWFQRSGSEEPRQRWHPDLWVDPSEVQPRIDRALAAGGTLVSDAEAPSFWVLADPEGNKICLCTWQDRG